Genomic segment of Plasmodium brasilianum strain Bolivian I chromosome 8, whole genome shotgun sequence:
TTAAACTGTTAAATCTTTTTGAATCTTTTGCTGATATTTTTTCTCCccattgtattatataaacttttgtaaaaaattatatgtgaAATGATTTTCAAGCCTTTGCTTATTCAGTAATATTTTACGCTTTTTTCAGTTAATTCGTTGATATTACATGGGCCCATATGTTTACctgtgaatatatatgtacttaattacgtatgtatatgtacctatatgtatgtgtatacttattattatctatttaaaactttttttttatgacgTTTATTAACCCTTTGCATGAACACATTACGTCCGGGAAATAGTTTCGGAAACAACAGCGAAATAGAAACTAAAGTTcgtccattttttttttttttttatccagACGAGTTGTATATTTGTGcaaataaacatttatttatatatatacaatacatatatatacatacgcatatacCAGTTTAGCAAGACGTCTGAAGACTAAGTCGCTCGTCTGGACACTACTGTTCTCAGTTGCGTCGCATTTTCGTGTATAACATTTTAACagatttattttgttatattcttttttttttcttatatctttcctttattttatttttatattaatttattgcTTCATTTGATCGCTTCATTTGATCGCTTCAATTTAATTCGtggaaaatgaaaagacACGACACGTTTAAGGACTTAATAAGACTACATGACAacttaaaaaaggaagaaatcCTGGCCTTGTTTTTTCACAGCTGTATTTTGAACAATTGctataattacatattaaatgaagaaaaaaaatatgcaacatcaaataatgagaaaataaaaatttcaaatggctatataaaatatacacaagGTGATGAAAAGGACCAAGTTTTCATAAGTAGAATATTAATAGATCCCCTATGGAGAAAGAGTTcaaataattacaattttacatataagtCTACACAAAATGatgatacatataatttaaatatattaaaaatagaaaaatccTTAGTTCTTCAAATAATTAATACTGCACAACCATCTACTGTACATACTGtaacaataaatatgaacgagtacataaataataccaaggaagaaaatataatagacaaaattgaagaaactataaatatagaaaaattagaaaatatatttcaaaatcatatattaaataacatgaataagacaaatgtttataataccatgagaaataataatagtctTATTATTGAGTCAAATATACAAGAAAcacaaaaggaaaatatgtttaaagCGAAGGAAAGCcagtttttacaaaatttcaCAAATGACTATTTTGATGATAAAAATCCAACAATAGAAGGAAGGAATTTGATACCAAATTTTAGAAAAGACGATTCTGTTTTGAAACCTGATGGGTTATTAGTAGGaccaaataataaattttttagcCCAAAAAATTTACGGTATGATCCTATGGGACCTTTCGGAAACGAGCCCAATGCTGATAACAAACCTTTTGAATTTCAGAATAATTTccccttttaatttttttttttttaaatgtttatatactGCGCATCGCACATGTAAATGTGTAGTATGCATGTGTGTATTGGTGGGCGTATGTTTGTACGTTTGTGTTTACGTATGGGTTTTGCAAATGTGtgtatacatgtgtgtaaatatatatgtgggtACGCATATGCAAACACGTATGAAAACTTTTTTTGCGATTCGGAACGTGTTAAATGTAACAAATCCTACGTGTTAATTCGGAAAAGAAGTTTTGCTTTTTTTGGCATATGTAAAATGTGTACCataattttatgataaaattgtgcactattcattttttttcattttaactGATGTGAAGCGAGAAGCCCCTGTGCCTAAAGAGCATTACGTTATTTTACCAAAtgtcttattttattttatgttttgttttgcttcatgttattctattttatttcgagctccattttatgtatttttctaGAATGATGATGCTTCTCATTTAATGAGCTATTCACGCTGACACAAACAAGTGAGTGATGGCAAATCAGTGCAATGCAtgacaaaaaatttattacctGAAATTTTAGTAACtccatatattattatcctTTTGTTAAACTtaatcattattttaattataactaCTACTCTGTGGTACGCTTATGCACATATGTCAAATGGTGTGTTAACTGGTATGTAAAATGGTACGTAATATGGTCTGCAAAATTGCATGTTAAATGGTGTGTAAAATGGATGTTtggaagaataaaataaataagcaaACTGATATGTTAAACATATTaacaaaggaaaaattttcaaaaaattgtttataaaaaaaataaagtaacattattatatccACATTATtgtaaaggaaaaacaacaaatttaaagaataattatagctaatactatttaaaaaaaaaaaaaaaaaaaaaaaaaagagtatataaaaaataaaatgctgaaatataaaaatacagttACTAATTTTGTAtagatattatttaaataaaaatttcgaAAAATTTGGTAGAAATATTTGCACTGCTGAAAGTAGTTTCTTATCCGTATTGCACTGGTTTAGAAGCATGTCCATAAAGTAattgctattttttaaatatatattattttcttgcAAAGGTGAAATAATTATGCTACACGGAATATCCTTCTTGATATGTTCACTGTCATAACTTTTTTCTGTCTCATTGTTTGCACATGATTTAGCATTcccatatttttcattttttgagtTGCATGGTAATAGAGATGATGAAATATCAATCTTTTTTAGTTCTTCTGAATTGTAGCTACTCATTTTGTCACTCTTAATCTTCTTTCCTGTTAACTTGGATTTCTTTACAGTTATTATGCTACTGTCCAgcattatttcttcttttttcctatCCGTTTTTCCTAAAATAGAATTATTCCTATTTTTCCCGTCATCATATGTCACATCTGTGCTTATACTTCTATCCTTTCCATCTTCTTCCACGTGGTCATCTTCCACATGGTTACCTTCTTCTACGTAGTTATCTTCTTCTACATAGTTTTCTTCTACGTAGTTATCTTCTTCTACATAGTTATCTTCTTCTACATAGTTATCTTCTTCTACGTGGTTATCTTCTTCCCTTTGATTTGCTTCCAGATTTAAGACATTCGCTTTTTCTGAATCATTAATGCacaacttttttaaaaggttGATTACATCGTTCTCGTTAACTACGTTTCCAATGTTCACATTCGTTTCGTCGAAATTATTGTAAGCGTAGTTTTTGTTGTAATCCTTTTCACTTTTagccttattttttatttccatctTTTCACTTCTCTTAATTGGGTTGGTATGAAGTGAACTCTTCAATTTAGAGAGTTCACTTTCATCTTCACTGTATTGtgaaaaaacattatacataatatgcTCATTATAAATAGAATTTTCTAATCTTTTATGAATTAGTTGAATATTATCATCAAATTGAGCGCCGTCTAATATTTCTTCTGATATGTTTTTCACCTTggaaattaatattttatgatcAATTTTAATgaccttattattttttttataatgattAATAATCTTATTCCATGAATCGCactcttttaaatatttgcattttccgaaaataaataagttaCACCTAGCCCTGGTAAGAGCTACATTCAGTCTTTTTTCATTCGTAAAGAATATATTCGAATCATCTACTTCTTCATCTGTATAATATTCGGAATTCCTTTCATTTTGGTCCCCTTTTTTGGGCACACATGCTTTTAGTTCATGCTTCTCTTCTGTTTTTAATGCTTTTTGTAGtttcttttccttcttctttttcttatgcTTACTCCTTATATATCCTGTGGTTCTTACgcatacaaatattataatgtCTTTTTCCTTCCCCTGAAAACCATCCACGGTCCCAATATCTATGAAATtcgaaatattatttttataccctttttttttaaaaaaatgatttaattcattttctagaaaatatttttgtatagcATATGGAGTTATGATACCAATTCTTTTATACCATTCATACACATTTTCtgatgtaaaaatataatgtaagaattcaataaaatgaataactATTTCACTCTCTTCAACATTTACATAtgatgtttttattttcttttggaTAGAAAAAGGGATATCGTAAAATACAGTATGTTGCAAAAAGGGAATAAAGAACCATTCTAATATTCCTTCATTTTTCTGACACAAAAATAGTTCAGGCAAATTTTCCGGTAATTTACCAAAACgattttccatatatttaaataaattaaaattagttAGAGTATTATACATTTTCTCATTAACCGTATCGTCTTTATATcttaattcattaatatattcgtttattttattttctttaagtaaaagagataaaaaaCTAGAAGCATcagttattttattcatgtaataaaatttgtttgGGAAATAAGATATATCTGGGTGCATTCTATATTGTATggataataaattatattttaccttattcatcttattttttttttgtaatctTTCAAAAAGAGATCTACcatatttcccttttttagCTAACATTGAAAATACTGTAGCTGATAATTGATTTGGATCACCAACTAATATAATCTTATTACAAGAAAAACATAACGGAATAAGTATATCCAATTCAACTGCTTGTGATGCTTCATCTATAATTATAGCATCAAAAtggtttatatattttcgtaTATTCGTATTGAAACAAGAAGATAAAGttgaacaaataatatttgatgtttttaaaaggaattttgtaattattacATCTTTCTTGtctttattaagaaaataaaataaacgttCTTTGAATTCTAGACTAAACCCTAATAAATCTGTGCTTATATTACTACCTAATCTTGTAACAATTGGATGAAACAGTTCACCATTTTCATCAAATATACCTTCATCTAGAGAAATTAATCTTCTTAATATTTCATCTATTGCTGCGTTTGAGGGAGCGCAAACTAGGATCCTTTTACTccttataaattttaaccTGTTTATGGGTTCTTTCTTCATGTTCTTTAGTTCGTCGTTACTATTTCTGTGTGTAATCCCACACCCTTCTCTGCCCTTTTCCATTTCTTCTGCTTCTCCTGCTACTGCTTCTACATTTtgtgctttttctttttccatcTTTATTTCTACTTGCTTACTATCAATTTTGCCTTCCTTCGTTCTATTAGCTGTCACAAGACGATTTTCTCCCCCGTTTGACAGTCCATCCGCTGTACAAGCTTCTTTCCAATAGCTACTATACTCTTCGATATCTTGGTATACTTGTGTGTGCAGTATACTATCGTTGATAGAGTAACAAGAGTTGTGACAACTCTCATTGATGACTTTTATTTCTAAagaatttttatctttttttgctGAAGCAGAGCTGTATGTATTAGGATTATAAATTGGCTTTATCAATTCTATTAGATTTTTAATCctattttcgttatttttaaaaacatcatctttattatacatactaCTCATGCAACCAGTATTTGGACAGTTTGTACCATTAAGACAACTATAATACTCATTATCATCCGTTTTTGCTAGCTTACTAAGAGCAATCATAATACTAATATGTATCCTACAGGCACAGTTCTTCTGCATGTTGTTACCTCTATCACCGTgaataacatatttattttccacATCATTCTCTTTAGGAGAGTGATGAAAAAAATCGTCATATTCTATTGCATCAAAGCAGTTATCGTCATTATAATAGCAGTAATCATTTTCTTTACTATAATTCATCCAAGCATATGggcttttatttattttttccctttctaAATAACCATCTGGAGATAATTCTTTTGTACTATTTGAATTactatttcgttttattttatctttttgaaaaaacattAATGAACTTATAATACCTAAAATTGTAGTTGTTTTTCCTGTACCTGGAGGTCCTTGAATTAACGTAATGCCCCTATTTAAGATGCTATTATTGATAGCTCTTAAttgatatttattataaatggtaaaaaattttttttttaataattcagGGATATAATTGAAACCTTCATACTCGTCCTTTGAATTCTCTACGtcagttatattttttattagttcatttcttttaagagtatttttatcatttagaTGTCTTACAGTAAATTCTAAGAGATGATTATACTGAAGAAATCTaatcttattattttcttttctttttggtttttcctcttcatcctcttcttctttttcttcttcgaCTTCGTCTTTTTCTTCACTCTTTCTATCTTGTGCTAATTTTAACTGATTTAAGTAATATTTAATCTTCTCTATTAAATGTTCCGTTTTTCTTTCTGCATCATATGGATCATTGTATTTCAAGTCTTCATTCATATCACAGTTATTATagattttgttttgtttcatttGCGACTCTTCCCCTAATGTACAACTGTCAGTTGTGTTTGTCTTTTCCTGCTCTTTCACTCCTAATGGCTTGGGATCTATGTGATCATCATCGCCATTTTTGTAGTAACTTTGGCTGCCACTTCTACTTCTACTACTGCCACTTATACTTCTACTACTGCCACTTCTACTTCTACTACTGCCACTTCTACTTCTACTACTGCCACTTATACTTCTACTACTGCCACTTCTACTTCTACTACTGCCACTTCTACTTCTACTACTGCCACTTCTACTTCTACTACTGCCACTTCTACTTCTACTACTGCCACTTCTACTTCTACTACTGCCACTTCTACTTCTACTACTGCCACTTCTACTTCTACTACTGCCACTTCTACTTCTTCTACTACTACTTCTACTTCTTACATTGCCACTTCTACTTCTACTACTTTTTCTGTCACCTTTACGATAATTTCCCTTCCCACCTACATCTATGTCAATAATTTCACGCAAGAGGGGGGAGTATCTAAAGTAAACCAAACAGTTGAATTGGTGAAGAGTAGTAGTTAAGTTGGTCACTTTTGAAATGcgaataaaataatcatttaaCTTGTTTTTAGTAAATATCTCATACATAATGCATTTTCTTACTTTATCAATAATATCAAAATTTTGATAACTCGTATTGAATCTTATTTTAATTGCTTCATTGTCTTTTGAAAAGACGAAACCTAGTAAATGGCGAACACAGTACTTTCTAATCATGTAAATTTCTTCATTCGTTAcatcacttttttttttcttttttttggagGAAAGTGTTTTGTTATTACATGTGTTTTGCTTACTTGAATTAATCATTCCAAGTGAtgttgtatttatattttcaccTTCACAAAACGTATTCAATgtatttctttgttttttactTTCCCGTTTacaattctttattttactacAAACCACTTTAGCACTTATCTGTATAGCATTCGTTTGTTcaaataacaaatttttacgCATTATCATTTTACTTCCTAAAAACTCATCATCTATTTTTTCAACATATGATGACTTGAACGAGTTTAAGTATGGAAAAAATGTGTCAAGtcgcttttttttatcattttcccGTTTATAATTGAAActatttccattttgtatctttttattattttctattttttctgaTGACTTCAATGGAATAGTACAAAACCTATctgcttcatttttttccgtTATTTTTGGTATAAATCTTAGCAGAATAAGATCAccaatatgtatattatcaTAAAGCTGCAAATTATCACTACTATATGCCAAATTAATATCAAATTCAgagtcatatatatatcttattttatcattactattactCAGATCTAATTCATATTCTCTTATATTTCCATCTGCTTTGTTACGATTTATCATTTGCTGGGtttcaattaaaaataatggaaaataGGCGTGAAAATATTCTTCAAAACTTTTGAAAATGTCCGGTAGGGAagtacaaatatttaaatcaATTTTTAACCTATTTTTTaacgcatatatatttatctctCTTTCATTCCTTAAACTAATGTAATAATTCCAtcttaatattatatcaaCTAAAAAGTAAGAGACATCAAAATATcctttttctaaaataaatGTCCTACGTATTAATGtcaaaatgtttttattcgttttttGATAAGTTCTACAACTATattcttcttctttatttaagTCATAACTTTTCGAATTCagaaatttactttttatattctctTCTAAACATTTAAATTCATTATCTTTGTTATATTTCTCGAATATATTCCAATTGAAAAAAactttaacaaaatattcatCATTCCATTTTTCCCACATTCTGTCCTTAACCAACTATTTGGTGTCATAAGACTTTTGTGCAGTACACCACAACAgccaaaagaaaaaataaaataaaataaaataagcaaaaaggaaaacaaaacaaattagCACCTGTTTTTATGCTAgcacatgtgcatataaaatattataggcatatttttactataaaaatGCCTCTTTTAtgcatatgaaaaataaacaattatatCCCTTAACTTTAGTTATAGTCATTCAGAAAAACTGTTCACCTTATTTAGAATTGCGGAGATTGTggatattattcattttgtgCCTATATTAGATTACTCCTTATTTTGCCCTTTCTACCTTTTCCCCCCCATTGGTTTtgaacacatatatatatgttgtatatattacaagtatgtatatatatacatttatatgcatgtatatatatagatataggtatatatacatggatatatatatttacatatatatatgttgtatatattacatgtatgtatatatatacatttatattcatgtatatatatagatataggtatatatacatggatatatatatgtatacatatatgtttacatatgtaaagctgtttttttattgaaaaaacgaaaaagatAACTTATAAGTGAAcgtgtttttttaaaaatactttttcgCGTTTCCCCTTTAAAccataattttgttaattttaataattttgtttttttactttttccgtattaaactttttacattatatatttaattaaaaaaaataataaataaaataaaataaatataaatacattaattacaattttttttttaataacagatataagtatattgtatatatctGGGTGTAACCAATTCAAACAAAAATACGTTGTTATGAAcgtgtacttttttttttttttttattaccatGTATCCATTTACtatttgtcattttttttcattttatacattCTCTGGTTCGGTTAAACATTACATTTTGATCAGATCACATATATAGCTCTATGAACAATTAGTGCTTAAGTTTAAATACCTTTGTAactatttttaaatcattcatcttttttttctctaaaaaaaaaaaaatatatatatataccgttgttttttttttttttttattcattaaacAGGCAAGAAAGGGGTgcaatttttcttaaaaagagaaaaaaataataagataataaaatatagtttaaaaggattttttctaaaatactTTTCCCTCCTTTTTCTTTAAcccaaaattattattttttctttaaacgaattaaatgtttttgtattacattttaggacaaaaaaaaaaaaaaataataaaatacacacataaaattactattcttttttaacgggtcgtgtatattttatataagggtgtaactattttaaataaaaacatgttGACAAcagtaaacatatatatatatttttttttttttttttgccatgTATCATTTACCATTTACCTTTTTTctgattttatatatgctttGTTATGgttaaaaattacattttgaACAGTTCACACACTTAATCCTATGAACATTTAGtggttaatttttaatacctttgtaattgtttttaaatcatttattttttttttctctaaaaaaaaacaaaaaatatactgttgttttgttatttaaacAAGCGAAAAGGggtataatttatttttagaacaaaaaaaaaaataaataaaagaaagcaCAACCGGGCTAATGGACAAACCGAATTGCTACATATGACACTACATCAGTTACGATATCTTATTATAACGTTTACTCTTGTTCAAAGGGAAGCTTGAGTATTTTTGTGGATTAAATCATGaaattacattaatatttttaattatatttctgtTTTCCTCTCTTTTGAATGTGTGTTGAAGCAGGTGCTTTTTTATAATGGACATTTTTGTTGAAggcatttgaaaaaaatgaatatgacTGGTGCATACTTTTTTGCGCACCTTACAACTAtactttcatttatattttattttatattattgttttttaacgacgttttttttatagtttttatgttaggaatgtaaaaatttcttAAGATGTATAGGCATACAAAAGcccataaacatatatgcatgtatatacgcattatatattttgtatttatattgaCAAGTATCATACTAAGcacatttttcaaattacatattttaagaaCAAGTTTGagttaatataaattctCATGTGGAATGAAAATTGCTGTACATAAGCTAAACTgaacaatgaaaaatatatacatagtgTTTTCAAAGTTTTTACTCAAAATAATATcctcatttaattttattttgtttcttttttacatgtGAAAGCCTTTATATTGTAACAACATCTATTTGATCCTTGTGTTAATAACACTATTGTTCATGGCCAATTTAGTTATTCGGTTATTCCACTGTTTTGCCATCTTGTTATTTATgcgtaaaaatatttaaaaatatttctttttgaatattttttattcggttacaaaattttttttttttttgagtttCGTTTTCTAAATGGCGCAATTATGATTCCTATTTTTCAGTTttcattcttatttttatttcaattttagTTTTGGGGGTTTTTCCTGTgcttgaaaaaatattatacaaatattccgtcgaataaattataatttgaaCTCAATTTAAACCTGATATTCACAAATTAGTGTAtgtatttcttaatatataaattgtataaacaaataaaatggtaagtttatcttttttaaaattttttggaggaaataatgttatatacatatatatatatatatataaaacattttggTTATGTAAAACCTATCTTTTtgattattatgtataaagaatttgtaaatatataaatacttattatatgtgttaatattatgtttgtatgtactatgtaagtatgtactatgtatgtatgaattgtgtatatatgtattgtcTATGGATGtattgtgtatgtatgtattacaGGAGCATGTGTATATGAATTTATGCATGTTTCTTGTATAGACTTGTCAATTTAACtactttatataaaaaaattacaacacCTCGTAAAAGTACAGGTGGACAGCACGCTGATATTTGGTGCTTCTTATGACTTAACGAattgtacataatattttttaaaagattatcttatttttttatagcatttctttttcaaatgTTAATGTCAAATGGAAAcgatttttataataataaaaaaggatgtaaaatgggaaaaattaaaaagtgataataaaaaaaaaaagaaaaaaaagatgatatTGGAAAGGAATATGTTAAAAGTACAATTAAATTAGagcataaattttatttttttaaaatagggCATTTGTCTAAAgcgtatatattattatacacacatatatatatatataatacatatttaatacGTATTCAATGCATATATGGTACTTGTAtgatacacatatatgtacatacttatacatatataagcatataaaacctatttgtacatatgtaagtttttatatatgcaattGTTCTTCTTCATAACAAATCAgaatggaataaaataaaatactttatCATTTTCAATAGAGAGTATACACTCTATACGTTGTATTAATGTATCAAC
This window contains:
- a CDS encoding PI31 domain-containing protein; this encodes MKRHDTFKDLIRLHDNLKKEEILALFFHSCILNNCYNYILNEEKKYATSNNEKIKISNGYIKYTQGDEKDQVFISRILIDPLWRKSSNNYNFTYKSTQNDDTYNLNILKIEKSLVLQIINTAQPSTVHTVTINMNEYINNTKEENIIDKIEETINIEKLENIFQNHILNNMNKTNVYNTMRNNNSLIIESNIQETQKENMFKAKESQFLQNFTNDYFDDKNPTIEGRNLIPNFRKDDSVLKPDGLLVGPNNKFFSPKNLRYDPMGPFGNEPNADNKPFEFQNNFPF
- a CDS encoding DNA2/NAM7 helicase; this translates as MWEKWNDEYFVKVFFNWNIFEKYNKDNEFKCLEENIKSKFLNSKSYDLNKEEEYSCRTYQKTNKNILTLIRRTFILEKGYFDVSYFLVDIILRWNYYISLRNEREINIYALKNRLKIDLNICTSLPDIFKSFEEYFHAYFPLFLIETQQMINRNKADGNIREYELDLSNSNDKIRYIYDSEFDINLAYSSDNLQLYDNIHIGDLILLRFIPKITEKNEADRFCTIPLKSSEKIENNKKIQNGNSFNYKRENDKKKRLDTFFPYLNSFKSSYVEKIDDEFLGSKMIMRKNLLFEQTNAIQISAKVVCSKIKNCKRESKKQRNTLNTFCEGENINTTSLGMINSSKQNTCNNKTLSSKKKKKKSDVTNEEIYMIRKYCVRHLLGFVFSKDNEAIKIRFNTSYQNFDIIDKVRKCIMYEIFTKNKLNDYFIRISKVTNLTTTLHQFNCLVYFRYSPLLREIIDIDVGGKGNYRKGDRKSSRSRSGNVRSRSSSRRSRSGSSRSRSGSSRSRSGSSRSRSGSSRSRSGSSRSRSGSSRSRSGSSRSRSGSSRSISGSSRSRSGSSRSRSGSSRSISGSSRSRSGSQSYYKNGDDDHIDPKPLGVKEQEKTNTTDSCTLGEESQMKQNKIYNNCDMNEDLKYNDPYDAERKTEHLIEKIKYYLNQLKLAQDRKSEEKDEVEEEKEEEDEEEKPKRKENNKIRFLQYNHLLEFTVRHLNDKNTLKRNELIKNITDVENSKDEYEGFNYIPELLKKKFFTIYNKYQLRAINNSILNRGITLIQGPPGTGKTTTILGIISSLMFFQKDKIKRNSNSNSTKELSPDGYLEREKINKSPYAWMNYSKENDYCYYNDDNCFDAIEYDDFFHHSPKENDVENKYVIHGDRGNNMQKNCACRIHISIMIALSKLAKTDDNEYYSCLNGTNCPNTGCMSSMYNKDDVFKNNENRIKNLIELIKPIYNPNTYSSASAKKDKNSLEIKVINESCHNSCYSINDSILHTQVYQDIEEYSSYWKEACTADGLSNGGENRLVTANRTKEGKIDSKQVEIKMEKEKAQNVEAVAGEAEEMEKGREGCGITHRNSNDELKNMKKEPINRLKFIRSKRILVCAPSNAAIDEILRRLISLDEGIFDENGELFHPIVTRLGSNISTDLLGFSLEFKERLFYFLNKDKKDVIITKFLLKTSNIICSTLSSCFNTNIRKYINHFDAIIIDEASQAVELDILIPLCFSCNKIILVGDPNQLSATVFSMLAKKGKYGRSLFERLQKKNKMNKVKYNLLSIQYRMHPDISYFPNKFYYMNKITDASSFLSLLLKENKINEYINELRYKDDTVNEKMYNTLTNFNLFKYMENRFGKLPENLPELFLCQKNEGILEWFFIPFLQHTVFYDIPFSIQKKIKTSYVNVEESEIVIHFIEFLHYIFTSENVYEWYKRIGIITPYAIQKYFLENELNHFFKKKGYKNNISNFIDIGTVDGFQGKEKDIIIFVCVRTTGYIRSKHKKKKKEKKLQKALKTEEKHELKACVPKKGDQNERNSEYYTDEEVDDSNIFFTNEKRLNVALTRARCNLFIFGKCKYLKECDSWNKIINHYKKNNKVIKIDHKILISKVKNISEEILDGAQFDDNIQLIHKRLENSIYNEHIMYNVFSQYSEDESELSKLKSSLHTNPIKRSEKMEIKNKAKSEKDYNKNYAYNNFDETNVNIGNVVNENDVINLLKKLCINDSEKANVLNLEANQREEDNHVEEDNYVEEDNYVEEDNYVEENYVEEDNYVEEGNHVEDDHVEEDGKDRSISTDVTYDDGKNRNNSILGKTDRKKEEIMLDSSIITVKKSKLTGKKIKSDKMSSYNSEELKKIDISSSLLPCNSKNEKYGNAKSCANNETEKSYDSEHIKKDIPCSIIISPLQENNIYLKNSNYFMDMLLNQCNTDKKLLSAVQIFLPNFSKFLFK